Proteins encoded by one window of Drosophila gunungcola strain Sukarami unplaced genomic scaffold, Dgunungcola_SK_2 000088F, whole genome shotgun sequence:
- the LOC128265004 gene encoding NAD-dependent protein deacylase Sirt4, which produces MRVGQLLHFRSTALRSSTARQEYVPHHKPAVEDDIRRLEDFLMSKPNVLVLTGAGISTESGIPDYRSEGVGLYARSNHKPVQHMEFVKSSAVRKRYWARNFVGWPKFSATQPNATHHALARFEREQRVQAVVTQNVDRLHTKAGSRNVVEVHGSGYVVKCLSCEYRIDRHELQSILASLNPAFKDAPDMIRPDGDVEIPLEYIDNFRIPECTQCGGDLKPEIVFFGDSVPKPRLDQIAGMVYNSDGLLVLGSSLLVFSGYRVVLQTKDLKLPVAIVNIGDTRADHLADIKISAKCGDVIPKLFDFRSSKSAS; this is translated from the exons ATGCGAGTGGGGCAGCTGCTCCACTTCCGGAGCACCGCCCTCCGGAGCTCCACCGCTCGGCAGGAGTACGTGCCACATCACAAACCCGCCGTGGAGGATGACATCCGGCGACTGGAGGATTTTCTTATGTCCAAACcgaatgttttggttttgactGGTGCTGGCATCTCAACTGAATCGG gCATTCCCGACTACCGCTCCGAGGGCGTGGGACTCTACGCCCGGTCCAATCACAAGCCTGTGCAGCACATGGAGTTCGTGAAGTCGTCGGCGGTGCGCAAGCGGTACTGGGCCCGGAACTTTGTGGGCTGGCCCAAGTTCTCCGCCACGCAGCCGAATGCCACGCACCATGCGCTGGCCAGATTCGAGAGGGAGCAGCGCGTCCAGGCGGTGGTCACCCAGAATGTCGATCGACTGCACACGAAAGCGGGCAGCCGGAACGTGGTGGAGGTCCACGGCAGTGGCTATGTGGTCAAGTGCCTCTCCTGCGAGTACCGCATCGATCGTCACGAGCTCCAGAGCATACTGGCCTCGCTCAATCCGGCGTTCAAGGATGCCCCCGACATGATCCGGCCCGATGGCGACGTGGAGATCCCCCTGGAGTATATCGACAACTTCCGGATACCCGAGTGCACGCAGTGCGGCGGCGACTTGAAGCCGGAGATTGTGTTCTTCGGGGATTCGGTGCCCAAGCCGCGACTCGATCAGATTGCGGGCATGGTCTATAACAGCGATGGCCTGCTGGTTCTGGGATCCAGTCTTCTCGTCTTCTCCGGCTACCGCGTTGTTCTGCAGACCAAGGACCTCAAGTTGCCGGTGGCCATAGTCAATATAGGCGACACACGGGCCGATCATCTAGCGGATATCAAGATCTCCGCCAAATGCGGCGATGTGATACCCAAATTGTTTGACTTCCGTTCCTCGAAAAGTGCCAGCTAA